A genomic window from Pyxicephalus adspersus chromosome 2, UCB_Pads_2.0, whole genome shotgun sequence includes:
- the C2H19orf53 gene encoding leydig cell tumor 10 kDa protein homolog produces the protein MAQGSLKLKAKPKKKATNKPSVMRKGARLIAPKKSRLIHQQKLKKNLEVQIRNKIEHDVTMKASANMPKKLALLKAPAQTDKKEKSAPAGTSKA, from the exons ATGGCGCAGGGATCTTTGAAGCTCAAGGCGAAGCCCAAGAAAAAGGCCACCAACAAGCCTTCAGTGATGAGGAAAGGAG CTCGACTGATTGCACCTAAGAAGTCTCGGCTGATACACCAACAAAAGCTGAAGAAG AACCTGGAAGTTCAGATCCGCAATAAGATCGAGCATGATGTCACCATGAAAGCCAGCGCCAATATGCCTAAAAAGCTTGCCCTGCTGAAGGCACCGGCACAGACAGACAAGAAAGAGAAGAGCGCCCCTGCTGGAACCAGCAAGGCATAA